The genomic stretch CGAGGATTAGGCTGCATCTAGGTACTGGGGAGCATTTGGGCCGTATCTACAGTTTTAAGGACGCCGGAAGCCGATATATGCGTTTGCTGCTGGAGGCGCCCCTGTATGCGGCAGCCGGTGATAGAGGGATTGTCAGACTTTATTCTCCTCAGCATCTTGTCGGTGGGGCAATGATTATAGCCCCCGGTACTAATTCACGCAAACTTAGCGCCAACCGGATTATGCTGGCTGACGCACTCTGCCGGCAAAGTTGGCAGGAGGTGATTTTAGCTAATCTGTTAGAGCAGCGCCGGCTTGTAGATAAAAAAGGATTGCTGGCGCAGATGGGGTTTATTCGGGAAAGCATTGTTGAGCAATCGCTGGCTAAAATGCTGACGGCCGGCCAAGTTAAAAAGATTAGTGAATACTATATGGCTTTGCCGGTATTGGAAAAGATGACTGATAATACTAAGCTGCTGCTGACAGATTATCATAGCCGGTTTCCTGACAAGTCCGGTATATCGCGCGAAGCAGTTAAACAAAGACTGGCTGTCGCCGACAACAAATCGTTTGATGTCCTTGCCGGACATTGGGTCGACACAGGGCTAATAGCGGCCGACGGCGCCGAGTGGGCTTTAAAAACACATGCTGAAAAGCATGGCGGTTGGTTAGAAGCGTTAACCTCCCAGGCAGAGAGTTTATTGGCTGATGTCGGTCTGACAAACATTAATGAAGCGGTAATAATGGAAAAATTTAAGCTGGAACCTGATAAAGCTAAAGCTGTTCGTGCGGCGCTTGTTAAGCAAGGCATGCTGATAAAAGTCGGCGATATGCATGTATACAGCAAAACAATTCAATACATTATTGGTTTACTCAAACAGCATTTTGCTAATAAACCATCACTGACAGTGGGTGAATTACGCGACATGCTTAACACTACGCGCAAGGTTGCGTTGCCGTTGCTTGAATATTTCGATATGCATAAATATACAGTGCGCGATGGAGATGTGAGGCGACCTGGCCAGTGTATACTGTATTTGTCAGAATAAACTTTATTTTATTATGCATATTGACAGTATAACAATTCGTTTCTATAATAAAATTGTTGTAAAGGAAATGTGTTTTAGACAAGGACAAAAGTTCAACAAAAGATTACAAGTGGGGGGTCCCCGCTGACAAAGGA from Veillonellaceae bacterium encodes the following:
- the selB gene encoding selenocysteine-specific translation elongation factor, which translates into the protein MKYLIIGTAGHVDHGKSALIKALTGMDTDRLKEEKQRGISIDLGFASLNLADDLRAGIVDVPGHERFLKNMLAGTGGIDMAMLVIAADEGVMPQTKEHLAMLNLYGIKHGLVAINKIDKVDSEWLDLVEEEVCSELTGTFLANAPLCRVSALTGQGLDELQKNITMIARNLPARDSKAPFRLWVDRVFSVKGHGAVVTGSVLTGSAKTGDNLFLYPEGKPVRIRGLETHGSKVEEILAGQRAAINITGATLDEISRGMGLAVQDRGQTGTDWDVIVDWHEEVPSGTRIRLHLGTGEHLGRIYSFKDAGSRYMRLLLEAPLYAAAGDRGIVRLYSPQHLVGGAMIIAPGTNSRKLSANRIMLADALCRQSWQEVILANLLEQRRLVDKKGLLAQMGFIRESIVEQSLAKMLTAGQVKKISEYYMALPVLEKMTDNTKLLLTDYHSRFPDKSGISREAVKQRLAVADNKSFDVLAGHWVDTGLIAADGAEWALKTHAEKHGGWLEALTSQAESLLADVGLTNINEAVIMEKFKLEPDKAKAVRAALVKQGMLIKVGDMHVYSKTIQYIIGLLKQHFANKPSLTVGELRDMLNTTRKVALPLLEYFDMHKYTVRDGDVRRPGQCILYLSE